One genomic segment of Patescibacteria group bacterium includes these proteins:
- a CDS encoding DNA-3-methyladenine glycosylase — MDEIKKLTRSFYVRPTLEVAKELLGKYIVRKIGREKLVGKIIETEAYIGPQDKASHAFGGKITPRNRAEYFVGGHIYIYLVYGMYWQMNISTSKKEKPECVLIRAIEPEEGEISSANGPGKLCRYLKLDKSFYGEDLTKSKRIWLEDRGEKIKPSQILATKRIGIDYAGSYWSHRKLRFLIKDFKKYLVK, encoded by the coding sequence ATGGATGAAATAAAAAAATTAACCAGAAGTTTTTACGTAAGGCCAACTTTAGAGGTAGCCAAAGAACTTTTGGGTAAGTATATTGTTAGGAAAATTGGCAGAGAAAAACTGGTTGGGAAAATTATAGAAACCGAAGCTTATATTGGTCCCCAAGATAAGGCCTCTCATGCTTTTGGAGGGAAAATAACGCCAAGAAACAGGGCTGAATATTTTGTCGGCGGCCATATTTATATTTATTTGGTCTATGGAATGTACTGGCAAATGAATATTTCCACCAGCAAAAAGGAAAAGCCAGAGTGTGTGCTTATTCGTGCCATAGAACCTGAAGAAGGTGAAATTTCTTCAGCTAATGGACCAGGCAAGCTTTGCCGTTATTTAAAATTAGATAAGTCGTTTTATGGAGAGGATTTAACGAAAAGCAAAAGAATTTGGTTGGAAGATCGCGGCGAGAAAATTAAACCATCTCAAATCTTAGCAACAAAAAGAATTGGCATTGATTACGCCGGTTCCTACTGGTCCCACCGCAAATTGCGATTTTTAATAAAGGATTTTAAAAAATATTTAGTGAAATGA
- the mnmA gene encoding tRNA 2-thiouridine(34) synthase MnmA: protein MRKKTKKVIIAISGGIDSSVAAALLKRDGFDVVGVFMKLWPSFDEKRAKRVAKKLGIPFYVFNFEKEFKKRIVDYFLKEYKKGRTPNPCVVCNKEIKFGILLNKALSLEADYVATGHYVRRKGNKLLKGKDKEKDQSYFLWQLDQKILGKILFPIGDYTKTEVRELAKKFKLPVLDIPESQEICFIQTTTVDFLKKHLKLEPGKIIDNKGKVIGQHRGLWFYTIGQRKGIELPKGPFYVLDKDLKKNVLIITKNKKDLYKKELIAKNVNWVSDKEPKMPLKVKARIRYRHSEVSATIKKQKNGRIKVVFSRGQRAVTPGQSVVFYKGQELLGGGIISNYPQTKSVLRA from the coding sequence ATGAGAAAAAAAACTAAAAAAGTAATAATTGCTATATCTGGGGGTATTGATTCAAGTGTGGCAGCGGCTCTATTAAAAAGAGATGGTTTTGATGTTGTTGGAGTTTTTATGAAGTTATGGCCAAGTTTTGATGAAAAAAGAGCCAAAAGAGTAGCTAAGAAGTTAGGTATTCCTTTTTATGTCTTTAATTTTGAAAAAGAATTTAAAAAAAGAATTGTGGATTATTTTTTAAAAGAATATAAAAAAGGAAGAACTCCTAATCCTTGCGTGGTTTGTAATAAAGAAATTAAGTTCGGCATTTTGCTAAACAAGGCATTATCTCTGGAAGCTGATTACGTTGCAACTGGGCACTACGTTAGAAGAAAGGGAAACAAACTATTAAAAGGCAAAGATAAAGAAAAGGATCAGTCATATTTTTTATGGCAATTGGACCAAAAAATATTGGGGAAAATTTTATTCCCAATTGGAGATTATACAAAGACTGAAGTTAGGGAATTAGCAAAGAAATTTAAATTGCCTGTTTTAGATATTCCAGAGTCCCAGGAAATTTGCTTTATTCAGACGACTACAGTAGATTTTCTAAAAAAGCATCTTAAGCTGGAACCAGGCAAGATTATTGATAACAAAGGCAAGGTAATTGGACAACATCGAGGTTTGTGGTTTTATACTATTGGCCAGAGAAAGGGAATAGAACTTCCTAAGGGTCCTTTTTATGTATTAGATAAAGATTTAAAAAAGAATGTTTTAATCATCACTAAAAACAAAAAGGACTTGTATAAAAAAGAACTAATTGCTAAAAATGTTAATTGGGTTTCAGACAAAGAGCCAAAAATGCCCTTGAAGGTGAAAGCAAGGATTCGTTATCGTCATAGCGAGGTTTCAGCTACTATTAAAAAACAAAAGAATGGTAGAATAAAAGTAGTTTTTTCCAGAGGCCAGAGAGCAGTCACCCCTGGCCAGTCAGTAGTTTTTTATAAAGGCCAGGAATTATTAGGCGGCGGCATTATTTCAAATTACCCTCAGACCAAATCGGTATTAAGGGCTTGA
- a CDS encoding MBL fold metallo-hydrolase, with protein sequence MFRQKKLVWVVLGILVCLNVVAWIVVWDLSQPRFLEVVFFDVGQGDAIFVETPDRHQVLIDGGPDLTVLEKLAKEMPFYDRSIDLIILTHPEHDHFFGLLEVLKRYEVKNILWTGIIRDTAEWEEWEKLIRKEGADIIIAEADQKIDLSENIYLSILYPFENLEGQEFKNSNDTSIVAELVFNNVSFLFTGDISKKIEKQLIVDSDILKVAHHGSKTSSCLEFLEAVSPEVAVISVGENNWNHPHPEVLANLNQFGIQVLITKELGDIKIVSDGNNFKIQ encoded by the coding sequence ATGTTTAGACAAAAAAAATTAGTTTGGGTTGTTTTAGGGATTTTGGTTTGTTTGAATGTTGTTGCTTGGATTGTTGTTTGGGATTTGAGTCAACCGAGGTTTCTTGAAGTAGTGTTTTTTGATGTTGGCCAAGGAGATGCCATTTTTGTTGAAACGCCTGATAGGCATCAGGTTTTGATTGACGGAGGACCTGATTTAACTGTTTTAGAGAAGTTGGCAAAAGAAATGCCTTTTTATGATAGAAGTATAGATTTGATAATTTTAACTCATCCGGAGCATGATCATTTCTTTGGCTTGCTTGAAGTTTTAAAAAGATATGAAGTAAAAAATATTTTATGGACAGGAATTATTAGGGATACTGCTGAGTGGGAAGAGTGGGAGAAATTGATTAGAAAAGAGGGGGCTGATATAATAATAGCTGAGGCTGATCAGAAAATAGATTTATCTGAAAATATATATCTTTCCATTCTTTATCCGTTTGAGAATTTAGAAGGTCAGGAATTTAAAAACAGCAATGATACCTCTATTGTTGCTGAATTAGTTTTTAATAATGTTTCTTTTCTATTTACTGGAGACATTTCAAAGAAAATAGAAAAGCAATTAATTGTTGATTCAGATATATTGAAAGTAGCCCATCATGGAAGCAAGACATCAAGTTGTTTAGAGTTTTTAGAAGCAGTTTCTCCTGAGGTTGCTGTTATCAGTGTTGGAGAGAATAATTGGAATCATCCACACCCTGAGGTCTTGGCAAATCTTAATCAATTTGGTATACAAGTATTAATAACCAAAGAATTAGGAGATATAAAAATTGTTTCTGATGGAAACAATTTTAAAATCCAATGA
- a CDS encoding nucleoside monophosphate kinase, translated as MRNLEFPIFKTKVNNSSKKFDLTDFKQRQAYFDFKAGEEIKKLREYLKENTFIAYLLGKKNSGKGTYAKMFKEVVDKDRVEHFSIGDMVRKFDEVVQDKKKRKELISFLEKNYRGFIPLEEIIKSLEKRSTKTLLPSELILALVKKEIAKRGRKVLFIDGFPRDLGQVAYSLFFRDLIDYREDPDIFVLIDVPEAVIDERIKYRVVCPLCQTSRNLKLLPTKKVEYDKKEKKFHLICDDSDCQGARMVQKEGDALGIEPIKERLKTDEKLIKQAFSLYGIPKVLLRNSVPKDKAKKFVDDYEITPEYSYQWDEKKGRVKITEKPWQVLDDNGVPCYSLMPPPVVVSLIKQITEALGG; from the coding sequence ATGAGAAATTTAGAGTTTCCAATTTTTAAAACTAAAGTTAATAATTCTTCAAAGAAGTTTGACCTGACTGATTTTAAGCAACGTCAGGCCTATTTTGATTTCAAAGCTGGAGAAGAAATTAAAAAACTTAGAGAATACTTAAAAGAGAATACTTTTATTGCTTATCTCTTGGGCAAAAAGAATTCTGGCAAAGGAACTTATGCCAAAATGTTTAAAGAAGTGGTTGATAAAGATAGGGTAGAGCACTTCTCTATTGGGGATATGGTTCGCAAGTTTGATGAAGTTGTACAAGATAAAAAGAAAAGGAAAGAGTTAATTTCTTTTTTGGAGAAAAATTATCGGGGATTTATACCTTTAGAAGAAATAATTAAGTCATTAGAGAAAAGAAGCACCAAAACCCTTTTGCCCTCTGAGCTAATTTTGGCTTTGGTAAAAAAAGAAATAGCAAAAAGAGGAAGAAAAGTTCTTTTTATTGACGGCTTTCCCAGAGATTTAGGTCAGGTTGCTTATTCATTATTTTTTAGAGATTTAATTGATTATCGGGAAGACCCCGATATTTTTGTGCTTATTGATGTTCCGGAAGCAGTAATTGATGAAAGAATAAAGTATAGAGTGGTTTGTCCTCTTTGCCAAACTTCAAGGAATTTAAAACTTCTTCCGACAAAGAAAGTTGAATATGATAAAAAAGAAAAAAAGTTTCATCTTATCTGCGATGATTCTGATTGTCAAGGAGCAAGAATGGTTCAAAAAGAAGGTGACGCATTAGGGATAGAGCCGATTAAGGAAAGATTAAAGACAGATGAAAAACTAATAAAACAGGCTTTTTCGCTCTATGGAATTCCCAAAGTTCTTTTAAGAAACTCTGTTCCAAAGGACAAAGCTAAAAAATTTGTTGATGATTATGAAATTACTCCAGAATATAGTTATCAATGGGATGAGAAAAAGGGAAGGGTAAAGATAACTGAAAAGCCCTGGCAGGTCTTGGATGATAACGGAGTTCCTTGTTATAGCTTGATGCCTCCACCAGTAGTAGTTTCTTTAATCAAACAGATAACGGAAGCCCTCGGGGGTTGA
- a CDS encoding metallophosphoesterase has product MKLKKLLLAAIVILIAAVLFWFLYQPSLETFVIYGDSRTGHAAHQKIVNAIAGIKPTVVFHAGDLVEDGADPDQWAIFNAITSELTKTAEFYPALGNHEGNSQLFFDKFDLPNNEQWYSVEKNDIHFIVLDSNSDNSKDSEQYKWLESDLRNISDKIKFTIVIFHHPPLSTGPHPEDEKGLRQTIVPLFEQYGVDIVFNGHTHAYEKLLYNDIYYIITGGGGAPLYDQARTSPYSQLFIKVHHFCRLSITDNQLVVDVFDADLNLIDQFKINSK; this is encoded by the coding sequence ATGAAACTCAAAAAATTATTATTAGCAGCAATTGTAATTTTAATTGCCGCTGTATTATTTTGGTTTCTATACCAACCTTCCTTAGAAACCTTTGTTATTTACGGAGATAGTCGAACTGGTCACGCTGCTCACCAAAAAATTGTAAATGCCATTGCAGGAATAAAACCCACGGTTGTCTTCCACGCAGGCGATCTTGTAGAAGACGGCGCAGATCCCGACCAGTGGGCAATCTTTAATGCGATAACTTCCGAATTAACTAAAACTGCGGAGTTTTATCCTGCTTTAGGAAACCACGAAGGTAATTCTCAATTGTTTTTTGATAAATTTGATTTACCAAACAATGAACAATGGTACTCTGTAGAAAAAAATGATATCCATTTTATTGTATTGGATAGCAATTCTGATAACAGCAAGGATTCAGAACAATATAAATGGCTTGAATCTGATTTAAGAAATATTAGCGACAAAATCAAATTTACCATAGTAATCTTTCACCATCCACCTTTAAGCACTGGCCCACACCCTGAAGATGAAAAAGGACTTAGACAGACGATTGTGCCTTTATTTGAACAATATGGTGTAGATATAGTTTTCAATGGACATACCCATGCTTATGAAAAATTATTATATAATGATATTTATTATATTATTACCGGTGGAGGAGGAGCCCCTCTTTATGACCAAGCACGAACAAGTCCTTACAGCCAATTATTTATAAAAGTTCATCATTTCTGCAGATTGTCTATTACTGATAATCAATTGGTTGTAGATGTATTTGATGCTGACTTAAATCTCATAGATCAATTTAAGATAAACTCAAAATAA
- a CDS encoding site-2 protease family protein — MEILFQIIVLVFSIVIHEVSHGTVANYLGDPTAKYAGRLTLNPLKHLDPIGSVIVPVFLILMTGTGVGWAKPVPINPRNFRDQKYGSLKVALAGPGANLGIALIFGLILRLGFFLDLIPINLYAAFSFIVIINILLAIFNLIPIPPLDGSHVLFAFLPYSMQKIKIFLSQFGIFILIFLIFFFPWFFSFLFYIVNWISALIVGVPFP; from the coding sequence ATGGAAATTTTATTTCAGATTATTGTTTTAGTTTTCTCTATTGTTATTCATGAAGTTTCTCATGGGACAGTAGCAAATTATTTAGGCGACCCTACGGCAAAATATGCTGGCAGGTTGACTTTAAATCCTCTAAAACACTTAGATCCAATTGGCTCGGTGATTGTACCAGTTTTTTTAATTCTTATGACAGGTACAGGTGTTGGCTGGGCGAAGCCAGTGCCAATTAATCCTCGTAATTTTCGCGACCAAAAATATGGTTCTCTTAAAGTAGCTTTAGCTGGACCAGGAGCAAATTTAGGCATAGCTTTAATTTTTGGCTTGATTCTTCGTCTTGGTTTCTTTTTAGATTTAATTCCTATTAATCTCTATGCAGCTTTTTCTTTTATTGTGATTATAAATATACTTTTAGCTATATTCAACTTGATTCCTATTCCTCCTTTGGATGGTTCCCACGTTCTTTTCGCTTTCTTGCCTTATTCAATGCAAAAAATAAAAATATTTCTAAGTCAGTTTGGTATTTTTATTTTAATTTTTCTTATTTTCTTTTTTCCGTGGTTTTTCTCATTTTTGTTTTATATTGTTAATTGGATTTCCGCCTTAATTGTTGGTGTTCCGTTCCCTTAA
- the rpsL gene encoding 30S ribosomal protein S12 produces MPTIHQLIKKGRKKEKKRSKTPALAFSFNILKNRPKGYPSPYKRGVCLKVFTATPKKPNSALRKVARVRLTNGMEVTAYIPGEGHNIQEHSIVLIRGGRVKDLPGVRYHIVRGVLDTEGVEGKKQGRSRYGTKKEKK; encoded by the coding sequence ATGCCTACAATTCATCAACTAATCAAAAAGGGCAGAAAAAAAGAAAAAAAGCGTTCAAAGACGCCTGCTTTAGCATTTAGTTTCAACATTCTCAAAAATAGACCAAAAGGATATCCTTCACCGTATAAAAGAGGAGTTTGCCTTAAAGTTTTTACTGCTACTCCCAAAAAACCCAATTCAGCTCTAAGAAAGGTGGCTAGAGTTCGTTTGACTAATGGAATGGAAGTTACCGCTTACATTCCTGGAGAAGGGCACAATATTCAAGAGCACTCAATTGTCCTGATTCGGGGAGGAAGGGTTAAAGATTTGCCCGGGGTAAGATATCATATAGTTAGAGGAGTTTTAGATACAGAAGGAGTGGAAGGAAAAAAACAAGGGAGGAGTAGGTACGGAACGAAGAAAGAGAAAAAATAA
- the rpsG gene encoding 30S ribosomal protein S7: MAKGKKIKKHPIMPDPVYNNVIVAKFINQIMRRGKKTIARKVVYRAFDIIKEKTKKEPLEVFEVALENASPLLEVKSKRVGGATYQVPVEVKGDRRLTLAMRWIILGAKSKKGKPMREKLAAELMDAANNTGWAIKKKTDTHRMAEANRAFAHFAW, translated from the coding sequence ATGGCTAAAGGGAAAAAGATAAAAAAACATCCAATAATGCCTGACCCTGTCTATAACAATGTTATTGTTGCTAAGTTTATTAACCAAATTATGAGGCGGGGAAAAAAGACGATAGCTAGGAAGGTTGTTTATCGGGCTTTTGATATTATAAAAGAAAAAACTAAAAAAGAACCTTTAGAAGTTTTTGAGGTAGCTCTTGAAAATGCTTCTCCCTTACTTGAAGTAAAATCAAAAAGAGTTGGTGGAGCAACTTATCAAGTTCCGGTAGAAGTGAAAGGGGATAGAAGATTAACCTTAGCTATGCGTTGGATAATTTTAGGAGCTAAATCAAAAAAAGGAAAACCAATGAGAGAGAAATTAGCTGCTGAATTAATGGATGCGGCAAATAACACTGGCTGGGCGATAAAAAAGAAAACCGACACCCACCGGATGGCCGAAGCCAACCGCGCCTTTGCCCACTTCGCCTGGTAA
- the fusA gene encoding elongation factor G: MPREYPIEKVRDIGIIAHIDAGKTTVTERVLFYTGISHKIGEVHDGQAIMDWMEQERERGITITSAATTCFWVPGGQERKKENEYRINIIDTPGHIDFTAEVQRSLRVLDGAVVVFDGVAGVEPQSETVWHQADKFKVPRICFINKLDRTGADFKKSLGSILEKLTPNAVALQIPIGEEDKHEGIIDLLEMKTLKFEGDFGQIVKEEEIPKDLSKEAKKWQEKMVEKIAAEDEKLLEKYLSGKEIPIEDLRKTLRKATLEYKLIPVFCGAALKNKGIQPLLDAICYYFPSPKDMPPVKGIDPKTDKEIKREPDDSEKFSALAFKIAADPYVGTLTYFRVYSGSLTAGSYLLNSTTSEKERIGRILRMHAAEREEVKEIFTGDIAATVGLRNTRTGHTLCDETAPIVLEKIVFPEPVISIRIEPKTKADQEKMSLALKRLSEEDPTFKMKSDLETGETIISGMGELHLEIIVERMKREFKVEGSVGKPQVAYKETIKQEAEAEGKYIRQSGGRGQYGHVWLRLKPKKRGEGFEFIDKIKGGIIPQEFIPAVKKGVKEAMDKGILAGYPMVDLEATLYDGSFHEVDSSENAFKIAASAALQEAAKRANLVLLEPIMRLEVIVPSEFFGDAIGDLSARRGKVEETKDRLNLKVIDAKVPLAEMFGYATALRSLTEGRGNFTMEFDHYEEVPSNITQEIIEGKRR; this comes from the coding sequence ATGCCGAGAGAATATCCAATTGAAAAAGTTAGAGATATAGGAATTATTGCTCATATTGATGCTGGAAAGACAACCGTTACTGAACGGGTGCTTTTCTATACTGGAATTTCTCATAAAATAGGCGAGGTTCATGATGGTCAGGCAATTATGGATTGGATGGAGCAGGAAAGAGAAAGAGGAATTACCATTACTTCAGCTGCTACCACTTGTTTTTGGGTACCCGGAGGCCAAGAGAGAAAAAAAGAAAATGAATACAGGATAAATATTATTGATACTCCTGGCCATATTGATTTTACTGCTGAAGTTCAAAGATCATTAAGAGTTTTGGATGGGGCAGTGGTGGTTTTTGATGGAGTGGCTGGAGTTGAGCCACAGTCAGAAACTGTCTGGCATCAGGCAGATAAATTTAAAGTGCCAAGAATTTGTTTCATTAATAAGTTAGATAGAACAGGAGCTGATTTTAAAAAGAGCTTAGGGTCTATTTTAGAGAAGTTAACTCCAAATGCAGTAGCTTTGCAAATACCAATTGGGGAGGAAGATAAGCATGAAGGAATAATTGATCTTTTAGAAATGAAGACCTTAAAATTTGAGGGTGATTTTGGTCAGATAGTAAAAGAAGAGGAGATTCCAAAAGATTTATCAAAAGAGGCGAAGAAATGGCAAGAGAAAATGGTTGAGAAGATTGCTGCTGAAGATGAGAAGCTTTTAGAGAAATATTTAAGTGGCAAGGAAATTCCAATAGAAGACCTTAGAAAGACCCTACGGAAGGCTACTTTAGAATATAAACTTATTCCGGTATTTTGCGGAGCTGCTCTAAAAAATAAAGGAATTCAACCCCTGCTTGATGCTATTTGTTATTATTTCCCAAGTCCAAAAGATATGCCACCGGTTAAAGGAATTGACCCTAAAACTGACAAAGAGATAAAGAGAGAGCCGGATGATTCAGAAAAATTTTCAGCCCTCGCTTTTAAAATCGCAGCTGACCCTTATGTTGGTACGCTTACTTATTTTAGGGTCTATTCCGGTTCCTTGACAGCCGGCTCTTATTTGTTAAACTCAACCACAAGTGAAAAAGAAAGAATCGGCCGAATTTTAAGAATGCATGCTGCTGAGAGAGAAGAAGTAAAAGAAATTTTTACTGGGGATATTGCCGCTACGGTCGGCCTTAGAAATACCAGGACAGGTCATACCCTTTGTGATGAGACCGCTCCAATTGTTCTTGAGAAAATTGTCTTTCCAGAACCAGTTATTTCTATAAGAATTGAGCCAAAAACAAAGGCAGACCAAGAAAAAATGAGTTTAGCTCTTAAAAGATTATCAGAAGAGGACCCAACCTTTAAGATGAAAAGCGATTTGGAAACCGGGGAGACCATTATTTCGGGAATGGGTGAGCTGCATCTTGAAATTATTGTTGAGCGAATGAAAAGAGAATTTAAGGTTGAGGGTTCAGTTGGAAAACCCCAGGTTGCTTATAAAGAGACAATTAAACAAGAAGCTGAAGCAGAAGGAAAGTATATTAGACAGTCAGGAGGCAGAGGTCAGTATGGACATGTTTGGTTGCGGCTCAAGCCGAAAAAGCGAGGTGAGGGATTTGAGTTTATAGACAAGATTAAAGGAGGTATTATCCCCCAAGAATTTATTCCGGCAGTGAAGAAGGGAGTAAAAGAAGCAATGGATAAAGGGATTTTAGCAGGCTATCCAATGGTAGATTTAGAGGCCACTTTATATGACGGGTCTTTTCATGAAGTGGATTCTTCAGAGAATGCTTTTAAAATTGCCGCTTCGGCTGCTCTTCAGGAAGCAGCAAAGAGAGCAAATCTAGTTTTGCTGGAGCCGATTATGAGATTAGAAGTCATTGTTCCTTCAGAGTTTTTTGGAGATGCGATAGGGGATTTGTCTGCTAGGCGTGGAAAAGTTGAAGAAACTAAAGACCGGCTAAATCTAAAAGTTATTGATGCTAAGGTTCCTTTAGCTGAAATGTTTGGATATGCTACCGCTTTAAGGTCTCTAACTGAAGGAAGGGGAAATTTCACAATGGAATTTGACCATTATGAAGAAGTGCCTTCAAATATTACCCAGGAGATTATTGAAGGAAAAAGACGGTAA
- the tuf gene encoding elongation factor Tu, which translates to MAEKEKFERAKLHINVGTIGHVDHGKTTLVAAILKVLGLKGLKAQTKTVEQIDAAPEEKARGLTISVSHLEYESEKRHYAHIDCPGHADYIKNMITGAAQMDGAVLVVSASDGPMPQTREHILLARQVGIPSIVVFLNKCDQVDDKEIIDLVESEIRELLKKYEFPGDKIPIIRGSALKALEVKSADDEAAKPILDLVKALDEHIPEPTREIDKPFLMAIEDVFSIEGRGTVATGRVERGIIKPNEEVELVGIKPTTKTVAVSIEMFNKILDEGRAGDNVGVLLRGLKKEEVERGQVLAKPGTVTPHTEFEGEIYILTKEEGGRHTPFFKGYKPQFYIRTTDVTGDVTLPEGTEMVMPGDTVNLAVKLIAPVALEEKQRFAIREGGKTVGAGVVVKIIK; encoded by the coding sequence ATGGCGGAAAAAGAAAAATTTGAGAGGGCAAAACTCCATATTAATGTTGGCACCATTGGTCATGTTGACCATGGGAAGACTACTTTGGTTGCTGCAATTTTAAAGGTTTTAGGCCTAAAAGGTTTGAAAGCCCAAACAAAAACAGTTGAGCAAATTGACGCAGCTCCAGAGGAAAAAGCCAGAGGTCTTACAATCTCTGTTTCTCACCTTGAATATGAATCAGAGAAAAGACACTACGCTCACATTGATTGTCCTGGTCACGCAGATTATATCAAGAATATGATTACTGGAGCAGCCCAGATGGATGGGGCAGTTTTAGTTGTTTCAGCTTCTGATGGCCCGATGCCTCAAACCAGAGAGCATATTTTGCTTGCTCGCCAAGTAGGGATACCTTCAATAGTTGTCTTCTTAAATAAATGTGATCAGGTTGATGACAAAGAAATTATTGATTTGGTTGAGTCTGAGATTCGAGAGCTTTTGAAAAAATATGAATTTCCTGGAGACAAAATTCCAATAATCCGGGGTTCTGCCTTAAAAGCTTTGGAAGTTAAGTCAGCAGACGATGAGGCAGCTAAACCGATTTTAGATTTAGTCAAAGCTTTAGATGAGCATATTCCAGAACCCACCCGAGAGATTGATAAGCCCTTTTTAATGGCTATTGAAGATGTTTTCTCTATTGAGGGTCGAGGTACTGTTGCTACTGGAAGAGTTGAAAGAGGAATAATTAAACCCAATGAAGAAGTGGAGTTAGTTGGTATAAAGCCCACCACAAAAACAGTGGCAGTAAGCATTGAAATGTTTAACAAGATTCTTGACGAAGGAAGGGCAGGAGATAACGTCGGTGTTTTGCTTAGAGGTCTTAAAAAAGAGGAGGTTGAAAGAGGACAGGTTTTAGCAAAACCAGGAACAGTTACTCCTCACACTGAGTTTGAAGGTGAAATTTATATCTTAACTAAGGAAGAAGGTGGACGACACACCCCTTTCTTTAAAGGATATAAGCCCCAGTTTTATATCCGAACCACTGATGTTACAGGAGATGTAACCTTGCCAGAAGGAACAGAAATGGTTATGCCTGGTGATACCGTTAATTTGGCAGTTAAATTGATTGCTCCGGTTGCCCTTGAAGAAAAACAAAGATTTGCAATTAGGGAAGGAGGAAAGACAGTGGGAGCTGGAGTAGTGGTAAAAATCATTAAATAG
- the rpsJ gene encoding 30S ribosomal protein S10, translating to MPAKAKKKAVEEEEIKPKLRIKLKAYDYKVIDNSTRQIVETALRHGAEVSGPVPLPTEIHKYTVNRSSFIHKDSREQFEMRVHKRLVDILNPNPNVIDALMGLTLPAGVDIEIKI from the coding sequence ATGCCAGCCAAGGCCAAAAAGAAAGCAGTTGAAGAAGAAGAAATAAAACCAAAGCTTAGGATAAAGCTGAAAGCTTATGATTATAAAGTGATTGATAATAGCACTCGACAGATTGTTGAAACAGCTTTGAGACATGGAGCTGAGGTTTCCGGACCTGTCCCTTTACCAACCGAAATTCACAAGTATACAGTGAATCGCTCTTCTTTTATTCATAAAGATAGCCGTGAGCAGTTTGAAATGCGAGTCCATAAACGTTTAGTTGATATTTTGAACCCTAATCCCAATGTGATTGACGCTTTGATGGGTTTAACTCTGCCCGCCGGAGTTGACATTGAAATAAAAATATAA
- the rplC gene encoding 50S ribosomal protein L3: protein MKFILGKKLEMSQIFDDKGNVIPVTLIGAGPCYVTQIKKESVQIGFEKLKEKKIKKPQKDRPYRYLKEFKNDVSKYKVKDKIDVSIFKQGDKVKISSVSKGKGFAGAVKRWGFHGRPATHGTKHEERTLGSIGSSFPQRVIKGKKMPGRMGAERVTVKNLKVVKIDPENNLLAVKGAVPGRRGTLLEIRG, encoded by the coding sequence ATGAAATTCATCCTTGGTAAAAAATTAGAAATGAGTCAAATTTTTGATGATAAAGGAAATGTTATTCCAGTGACTTTAATTGGAGCTGGCCCTTGTTATGTTACTCAAATAAAAAAAGAATCAGTTCAAATTGGATTTGAAAAATTAAAAGAGAAAAAAATTAAAAAACCCCAGAAAGATAGACCCTATCGATATCTTAAAGAGTTCAAAAATGATGTCTCAAAATATAAAGTCAAAGATAAGATTGATGTGTCAATTTTTAAACAAGGTGATAAAGTAAAAATTTCTAGTGTTTCTAAAGGAAAGGGATTTGCTGGTGCAGTTAAAAGATGGGGATTTCACGGCAGACCGGCTACTCACGGAACAAAACATGAAGAAAGGACACTGGGTTCAATTGGCTCATCTTTCCCTCAAAGAGTTATCAAAGGAAAGAAAATGCCTGGCAGAATGGGAGCCGAAAGAGTCACAGTTAAAAATTTAAAAGTAGTAAAAATTGACCCAGAGAATAATTTATTAGCAGTAAAAGGAGCTGTCCCCGGCAGAAGAGGAACATTATTGGAGATTAGAGGGTAG